Proteins co-encoded in one Hyphomicrobiales bacterium genomic window:
- a CDS encoding 2-oxoacid:acceptor oxidoreductase subunit alpha translates to MIESAVVRFAGDSGDGMQLAGGRFTLATALAGNDLATFPDFPAEIRAPIGTTFGVSTFQINFGARLVRTSGDVLDVLVAMNPAALKTNLGDLRQGGLLIVDENAFTARDLAKAGYQANPLDDGSLGAYRVLRLPISNYTLKAVKSVKGVEVSNKESLRAKNMWTLGLVLWLFDRERQATADWVTQKFANLPDIAKINRAALDAGFAYGDATELSAEIHPYRVPPADIATGEYRNISGTEAIAWGLVAGAHLAGLKLTYCSYPITPASNMLHLLTRLGADFNVQTFQAEDEIAAVCAALGASYAGDIGATGSSGPGLALKTEAIGLAAAAELPLVVVNAQRGGPSTGLPTKTEQSDLYQAVWGRNADTPVVALAARSPGDGFETAIEAVRLATKYMTPVILLTDGYLANASEPWAIPDFSSFAPFPVDRAVPADFKPYRRDPRTLARPWVVPGTPGGIHRIGGLEREDITGNISYDPENHQRMTELRAQKIHGIAKDIPAQEVALGKGSGKLAAIGWGSTYGPINRAVDALIADGLDASHIHIRHLWPLPENLGDLIAGFDKVLVPEMNMGQLSRLLRSEYPVEPKSLCKVSGRPFKVSEIVAAARELLKV, encoded by the coding sequence ATGATCGAGTCCGCGGTGGTGCGATTCGCGGGGGATTCTGGCGACGGCATGCAGCTTGCCGGCGGCCGGTTCACGCTCGCCACGGCGCTCGCCGGTAACGACCTTGCCACCTTCCCGGATTTCCCCGCCGAGATCCGCGCGCCCATCGGCACCACATTCGGCGTCTCCACGTTCCAAATCAATTTCGGCGCCCGGCTCGTGCGCACCTCCGGCGATGTGCTCGACGTGCTGGTGGCGATGAACCCGGCGGCGCTGAAGACCAATCTCGGCGATCTGCGCCAGGGTGGCCTGCTGATCGTCGACGAGAATGCGTTCACCGCCCGCGACCTCGCCAAGGCGGGCTATCAGGCCAACCCCCTCGACGATGGCAGCCTCGGCGCTTACCGGGTGCTGCGGCTGCCGATCTCCAACTACACCTTGAAGGCGGTCAAGTCGGTCAAGGGCGTGGAGGTCTCCAACAAGGAAAGCCTGCGCGCCAAGAATATGTGGACGCTGGGCCTGGTGTTGTGGCTGTTCGACCGCGAAAGGCAGGCGACGGCGGACTGGGTCACGCAAAAGTTCGCCAATCTGCCGGACATCGCCAAGATCAACCGCGCCGCGCTCGACGCCGGCTTCGCCTATGGCGACGCCACCGAGCTCAGCGCCGAGATCCATCCCTACCGCGTGCCGCCGGCCGACATCGCCACCGGCGAGTACCGCAACATCTCCGGCACCGAGGCGATCGCCTGGGGTCTGGTCGCCGGTGCGCATCTGGCCGGCCTCAAGCTGACCTATTGCTCCTATCCGATCACGCCGGCCTCCAACATGCTGCATCTGTTGACCCGGCTCGGCGCCGACTTCAATGTCCAGACGTTTCAGGCCGAGGACGAGATCGCCGCCGTCTGCGCCGCGCTCGGCGCATCCTATGCCGGCGATATCGGCGCCACCGGCTCGTCCGGACCCGGCCTGGCGCTGAAGACCGAGGCGATCGGCCTTGCGGCGGCAGCCGAGCTGCCGCTTGTCGTCGTCAACGCCCAGCGCGGCGGCCCCTCCACCGGCCTGCCCACGAAAACCGAGCAATCCGACCTCTATCAGGCGGTGTGGGGCCGCAACGCCGACACGCCGGTGGTGGCGCTGGCCGCGCGCTCGCCCGGCGACGGGTTCGAAACCGCCATCGAGGCGGTGCGCCTGGCGACCAAATATATGACCCCGGTGATTCTGCTGACCGACGGCTATCTGGCGAACGCGTCGGAGCCGTGGGCGATCCCCGATTTTTCGAGCTTCGCGCCGTTTCCGGTCGACCGCGCCGTGCCGGCGGACTTCAAGCCTTACCGCCGCGACCCGCGGACGTTGGCCCGGCCCTGGGTGGTGCCGGGGACGCCCGGCGGCATCCACCGCATCGGCGGGCTGGAGCGCGAGGACATCACCGGCAACATCTCCTACGACCCCGAAAACCACCAGCGCATGACCGAGCTCCGGGCGCAGAAAATCCACGGCATCGCCAAGGACATCCCAGCCCAGGAGGTTGCCCTCGGCAAGGGCTCGGGCAAGCTTGCGGCGATCGGCTGGGGCTCGACCTATGGACCCATCAACCGCGCCGTCGACGCGCTGATCGCGGACGGCCTCGATGCAAGCCACATCCATATCCGCCATCTGTGGCCCTTGCCCGAGAATCTCGGCGACCTCATCGCCGGCTTCGACAAGGTTCTGGTACCGGAAATGAATATGGGCCAACTTTCCCGGCTGCTGCGCTCCGAATATCCGGTCGAGCCGAAATCGCTGTGCAAGGTCTCTGGACGCCCCTTCAAGGTGTCGGAAATCGTCGCCGCTGCGCGCGAGCTTCTCAAGGTTTGA